A segment of the Halovivax limisalsi genome:
GGGGGCGGCGATCCTGGCGCTCGTCCTACTCGCACTCGCGACCCGGGGGCTCCGGCGCCGATGGCGCGTCCGACGCGACCGCCGGCGGTCCCGATCGCGCCACGAGGCCGCTCGCGAGCGCGAGCCGCCGGTCGCCATCGGCGAGGAGTACACCGTCGGCGTCCAGGAATTTTCCCACCACCACTCCGGCGATCGCCACGCGGTCGCGAAGGTCGAAGGGTTCGTCGTGTTCGTTACGGACGTTCCGGGCGACGTCCAGCCGTCGGACACGATCCGCGTCTCGATCCTCTCGTTCAACCGCGGGCGGACGTCGGCCACGGCGACGTTCGTCGGCCGGGCCTGACTCAGTCGGAGCGGCCGCCGCGAAGACCAGGAAACGCCGGAGTGGTCGCCGCGAAGATCACGCAACGCCGAAGTGGCCGCCACAGATTCGAGCGGTTCCGGATGGAGAAACCACGCAATTTTTGACGTGTCGCTGAGATGGAGGGGGTATGGATCGTGGGTTAGTCGTCTTCGAGAAGACGGACCGGAACAAGCGGCTGCTCGAAACGGCGGGCGAGTTCGCCGCCGGGGCCGAGGCCGACCTGGTCTTGCTCTCGACGCTCAGTTACGCGGAGTACGAGGAGGACAAAGACGCCCTGAAGGGTTTCGAACGGATCGAGGGGACCGA
Coding sequences within it:
- a CDS encoding TRAM domain-containing protein; this translates as MRERAVELWDVIRSSLSGASSTELAVGLGAAILALVLLALATRGLRRRWRVRRDRRRSRSRHEAAREREPPVAIGEEYTVGVQEFSHHHSGDRHAVAKVEGFVVFVTDVPGDVQPSDTIRVSILSFNRGRTSATATFVGRA